A single genomic interval of uncultured Desulfobulbus sp. harbors:
- a CDS encoding aminotransferase class I/II-fold pyridoxal phosphate-dependent enzyme, translating to MPIRKQPGLTAQIKDKLIQQALERKLRRAEQSDESVAPVRGEATPEKIPEQFYKFSLHPGYQQIRIINGGAARMGIDNPFFRPHSGVAGATTTIKDRLFVNYASYNYLDLSGDAEVSTAAKRAIDRYGTSVSASRLVSGERPVHRQLEQALARFYEVDDAIVLVSGHATNVTTIGYLFGPRDLILHDELVHNSILQGIALSGARRLPFAHNDWQSLETQLTEQRHHFERVLIVVEGIYSMDGDFPDLPRYIELKKKYRAFLMVDEAHSLGVMGKNGGGIRDHFGVDGRDVDIWMGTLSKTLAGCGGYIAGETALIEHLKFLVPGFLYSVGMSPPLAAASLKALEIMQREPERVQALQRNGQLFLQLAREAGIDIGTSEGLAVIPVITGSSIRAARLSAALFARGINALPILYPAVPEKAARIRFFVCCRHTEAQIRETIQVLIEELDRL from the coding sequence ATGCCAATTAGGAAACAGCCGGGCCTGACGGCCCAGATCAAGGATAAGCTCATTCAGCAGGCCCTTGAACGGAAGCTGCGGCGGGCGGAGCAGAGCGACGAGTCGGTCGCACCTGTTCGCGGGGAAGCAACGCCCGAGAAGATTCCTGAGCAGTTCTACAAATTCAGCCTGCATCCGGGATATCAGCAGATCCGCATCATCAACGGTGGGGCGGCTCGAATGGGGATCGACAACCCCTTTTTCAGGCCGCATTCCGGCGTGGCCGGGGCAACGACCACGATCAAGGACAGGCTGTTCGTTAATTACGCCAGTTACAACTATCTCGATCTTTCCGGGGATGCTGAGGTCAGTACTGCGGCGAAAAGAGCTATTGATCGCTACGGCACCTCGGTGTCGGCCAGCCGGCTGGTCTCCGGGGAACGACCGGTACACCGCCAGCTGGAGCAGGCACTGGCCAGATTTTACGAGGTTGATGATGCCATCGTCCTGGTCAGTGGCCATGCCACCAACGTCACCACCATCGGCTACCTGTTCGGCCCTCGGGATCTCATCCTTCATGATGAGCTGGTGCACAACAGCATTCTCCAGGGGATTGCCCTGTCGGGTGCCCGCCGTCTCCCCTTCGCCCATAACGACTGGCAGTCCCTGGAAACCCAGTTGACCGAACAACGGCACCATTTCGAGCGGGTGCTGATCGTGGTTGAGGGGATCTACAGCATGGATGGTGATTTTCCCGACTTACCCCGCTATATCGAGTTGAAAAAGAAATACAGGGCCTTTCTCATGGTGGATGAGGCCCACTCCCTCGGCGTGATGGGAAAGAACGGTGGGGGAATTCGCGATCATTTCGGAGTGGACGGCAGGGATGTGGATATCTGGATGGGGACTTTGAGCAAGACCCTGGCCGGATGCGGGGGCTACATTGCCGGGGAAACCGCCCTGATCGAGCATCTCAAGTTCCTTGTCCCCGGCTTTCTCTATTCCGTGGGCATGTCGCCGCCGCTGGCAGCTGCCTCCCTCAAGGCGCTTGAGATCATGCAGCGCGAGCCCGAACGGGTGCAGGCCCTGCAACGCAACGGACAACTCTTTTTGCAACTGGCCAGGGAGGCAGGGATAGATATCGGCACCAGCGAGGGGCTGGCCGTCATTCCGGTGATCACCGGGAGTTCCATCAGGGCGGCCCGGCTCTCGGCGGCCCTGTTTGCACGGGGCATCAATGCCCTCCCCATCCTCTATCCGGCGGTACCGGAAAAGGCGGCCAGGATCAGGTTTTTTGTCTGCTGCAGGCATACCGAGGCCCAGATCAGGGAAACGATTCAGGTCCTGATCGAGGAACTGGACCGGTTGTAA
- a CDS encoding 2-oxo acid dehydrogenase subunit E2: MAQQASLWAQLLRELKKPPAAGEVAEYPTLRNAILDIMAEGRRKNIINLLLRVDITTLWEELERLRKNGAARPTLTACVSQVFAATIDADRSLQAYRLGRKKIVIFDEVDLAMMVEREIEGRLLPVVHIIRGANHKDVQEIDQSLRRAKIAKLGEHGPLSRLEHFFFTLPRLLRRLVWWYLRRDPYAFKQLAGTVGITSMGMHVQGSAVVLPITPMSLTLSIGSLEQGWQVVDGKPVERHLLQLNLGADHDVIDGAPLMRFAERFRVALEQGGPLVAP; the protein is encoded by the coding sequence ATGGCACAACAGGCCTCGTTATGGGCGCAACTGCTCCGCGAGTTGAAAAAACCGCCCGCTGCCGGTGAGGTTGCGGAGTATCCGACGCTGCGCAATGCGATCCTCGACATTATGGCCGAGGGCCGTCGGAAAAACATCATCAATCTCCTGCTCAGGGTCGATATCACCACGCTGTGGGAGGAACTGGAGCGCTTGCGCAAGAACGGTGCAGCCAGGCCAACCCTCACCGCCTGTGTGTCCCAGGTCTTTGCCGCGACTATCGATGCGGATCGATCCCTGCAGGCCTACCGTTTAGGACGGAAAAAGATCGTCATCTTTGATGAGGTCGATCTGGCGATGATGGTCGAGCGGGAGATCGAGGGGCGACTTCTGCCGGTAGTCCATATCATCCGCGGCGCCAATCACAAGGATGTGCAGGAGATCGATCAATCCCTTCGCCGGGCAAAGATCGCGAAGCTGGGGGAGCATGGGCCACTGTCCCGGCTTGAGCATTTTTTTTTCACTCTGCCCCGGTTGCTGCGCCGTCTGGTCTGGTGGTATCTGCGCCGCGACCCCTATGCCTTCAAACAGTTGGCCGGCACAGTGGGGATCACCTCCATGGGAATGCACGTCCAGGGCTCAGCAGTGGTTTTGCCGATCACCCCGATGAGCCTGACCCTGTCGATCGGCTCCCTGGAACAGGGGTGGCAGGTTGTCGACGGAAAACCGGTCGAACGCCACCTCCTCCAGCTCAATCTCGGCGCGGATCACGATGTGATCGATGGCGCCCCGCTCATGCGTTTTGCCGAGCGATTTCGGGTCGCCTTGGAGCAGGGAGGTCCCCTTGTTGCTCCATAA
- a CDS encoding LTA synthase family protein gives MAAESFIAAVWLPILTGLLASFPIEALVKPGVAGPWRRPLSSLALHCGLWLAVYSFELAVFQRPWFAAFVALSFLVILVLVNNAKFDSLHEPFFAQDFEYFLDTIRFPRLYLPFFGIAKAIGATIIVVSAIALGLYLELPLTAALPWSVFLAGIAVLSAITSGLLYWGVKASPPMTWDPIEDIRSHGFLGSMLPYITAERTDPRLVPPLKNIGPATRNVSPLPHLVAVQSESYFDPRGWCSLIRPDLLGQIDTLKDAAAIHGQLRVPAWGANTVRTEFAVLSGLSPAQIGVHRFNPYRKLAAWSPFTLATLLQSHGYKTICIHPYPAEFYKRNKIFPLFGFDQFIDIQSFASNEKSGPYIGDLTLGETICAELRRSTNQPVFLFVITMENHGPLHWEKPFAHECNQYCTQALPQGCDDLLIYLRHLRNADTMAGMIAQALQSLERKAWLCWYGDHVPIMPAVYRTFGNPSGETDYFLWSNREEQRVGQHMDLRAEQLAVQLLAKMGLMEQQGDLPAPRRPEIARQNA, from the coding sequence ATGGCGGCTGAATCTTTCATCGCCGCGGTCTGGCTGCCCATTCTTACAGGTTTGCTCGCCTCCTTTCCCATCGAGGCCCTGGTCAAACCGGGAGTGGCAGGTCCATGGCGACGTCCGCTTTCCTCCCTGGCACTGCACTGCGGTTTGTGGCTGGCTGTGTATAGTTTTGAACTTGCCGTCTTTCAGAGGCCCTGGTTTGCCGCCTTTGTGGCGCTCTCGTTTCTGGTCATCCTGGTTCTGGTGAATAACGCCAAGTTCGATTCCCTGCATGAACCATTTTTTGCCCAGGATTTTGAGTATTTTCTCGATACCATTCGCTTTCCCCGGCTGTATCTGCCCTTTTTCGGTATCGCCAAGGCCATTGGCGCAACCATCATCGTCGTCTCCGCCATTGCCTTGGGATTGTATCTCGAGCTACCGCTGACCGCCGCCCTGCCCTGGTCCGTTTTTCTTGCCGGCATCGCGGTTCTGTCGGCCATCACCAGCGGTCTTTTGTACTGGGGCGTCAAGGCCTCCCCTCCGATGACCTGGGACCCGATCGAGGATATCCGGTCCCATGGATTTCTCGGCAGCATGTTGCCCTACATCACTGCTGAGCGAACCGATCCCAGGCTTGTCCCGCCGCTTAAAAATATCGGACCAGCGACAAGAAACGTCAGTCCCCTTCCCCACCTGGTTGCGGTCCAGAGCGAATCCTATTTCGATCCCAGGGGTTGGTGTTCCCTGATTCGACCCGATCTTCTCGGACAGATCGATACCCTGAAGGACGCAGCTGCGATCCACGGTCAGCTGCGCGTTCCGGCCTGGGGGGCGAATACCGTGCGGACCGAGTTCGCTGTTCTCTCCGGACTCAGCCCCGCACAGATTGGGGTGCACCGATTCAATCCCTATCGCAAACTCGCCGCCTGGTCTCCCTTCACCCTGGCCACCCTGCTGCAATCGCATGGCTACAAAACGATCTGCATCCACCCCTACCCGGCCGAGTTTTACAAGCGGAACAAAATATTCCCCCTGTTCGGCTTTGATCAGTTCATTGATATCCAGAGCTTTGCAAGCAATGAAAAAAGTGGCCCCTATATCGGCGACCTTACCCTGGGGGAGACAATCTGCGCTGAACTGCGCCGCTCAACCAATCAGCCGGTCTTTCTCTTTGTCATCACCATGGAGAATCACGGTCCGTTGCACTGGGAAAAACCCTTTGCCCACGAATGCAATCAGTATTGCACGCAAGCTCTTCCCCAGGGCTGCGATGACCTGCTCATCTACCTGCGTCACCTGCGCAATGCCGACACGATGGCAGGAATGATCGCCCAAGCTCTGCAATCTCTTGAGAGGAAGGCCTGGCTCTGTTGGTACGGCGATCACGTTCCCATTATGCCGGCGGTGTACAGGACCTTCGGCAATCCGAGCGGTGAAACCGATTACTTTCTCTGGTCAAACAGGGAGGAACAAAGGGTGGGGCAACACATGGATCTACGGGCGGAGCAACTGGCCGTGCAGCTGCTTGCAAAGATGGGCCTTATGGAGCAACAAGGGGACCTCCCTGCTCCAAGGCGACCCGAAATCGCTCGGCAAAACGCATGA
- a CDS encoding SDR family NAD(P)-dependent oxidoreductase — protein sequence MSAFGLPKIILITGATGGIGSALAEAYASPGQTLLLQGRKESRLAEVADGCRQRGAQVVTQVFDVRNVEELRDWIAEISQEQAIDLAIPAAGVNANIGPSGQGETWEQISSLIEINVLAAMAVVDAVLPSMRQRRCGQIALFSSLAAYYGLPLTPSYSASKAAIKAYGEALRGWLAPEGVRVNVIMPGYVESKMCNEMPGPKPFLWRPERAARVIKRGLARNQARISFPFPLNLGTWYLSVAPAAISERILRLLGYGG from the coding sequence ATGAGTGCTTTTGGCCTCCCCAAAATCATCCTGATAACCGGTGCCACCGGTGGCATTGGCAGTGCCTTGGCCGAGGCCTATGCATCCCCTGGACAAACCTTGCTCCTTCAGGGGAGAAAGGAAAGCCGCTTAGCCGAGGTGGCCGATGGCTGCCGCCAACGCGGAGCACAGGTCGTCACCCAGGTGTTTGATGTGCGGAATGTGGAGGAGCTGCGCGATTGGATTGCGGAAATCTCTCAGGAGCAAGCCATTGACCTGGCCATTCCCGCTGCCGGCGTCAATGCCAACATCGGTCCTTCTGGGCAGGGCGAAACCTGGGAGCAGATCTCCAGCCTGATAGAAATCAACGTCCTGGCCGCCATGGCGGTGGTGGATGCGGTGCTGCCATCGATGCGGCAGCGTCGGTGCGGACAAATCGCCCTATTCAGCTCCCTGGCCGCCTATTACGGTCTGCCGCTCACCCCGAGCTACAGCGCGAGCAAGGCCGCAATCAAGGCGTACGGGGAGGCGCTGCGCGGATGGCTCGCCCCGGAAGGCGTCCGGGTCAATGTGATCATGCCCGGCTATGTGGAGTCGAAAATGTGCAATGAGATGCCCGGCCCCAAACCTTTTCTCTGGCGACCGGAGCGGGCCGCCCGTGTCATCAAGCGGGGACTGGCCCGCAACCAGGCCCGCATCAGCTTTCCCTTTCCGCTCAATCTCGGCACCTGGTATCTTTCGGTGGCGCCGGCAGCCATTTCTGAGCGCATTCTGCGCCTGTTGGGTTATGGCGGCTGA
- a CDS encoding capsular biosynthesis protein codes for MSRKRCFLLLQGVCSPFFYRLGQALRAAGHQVHKIHFNAGDWLYWPGQPSWTFRGPVADLSAFLADKYRRQGITDQVLFGDCRPIHRPAIELAADYDVRTHVIEEGYFRPYWVSIERNGVNGYSSLPKDPDWYREVAKTLPEYRQGRSFAYSFNIRAFHDVAYHLAGFYNPLFFPGYRTHAPVTAPIEYLGYIKRLPTLRFHRKRDDQLLLTILRKGIPYYLFPLQLSSDAQIRYHSPFADMTEALEHIMRSFALHAPGNTALIIKNHPLDAGLAHYPTILTRLTRQFGLAGRIYYMETGNLPELLNHAAGTVTVNSTVGMSALARRCPTIALSKPIYNIAGLTFQGSLDAFWSNLEKPIGTLFRSFRNTVIHTTQVNGGLYSSGGIEMLAANTVPRLEATRSPLEELL; via the coding sequence ATGAGCCGAAAGCGTTGTTTTCTCCTTTTGCAGGGTGTTTGCTCGCCCTTTTTTTACCGCCTTGGCCAGGCTCTTCGCGCGGCAGGACACCAGGTCCATAAGATACATTTTAACGCCGGTGACTGGCTTTATTGGCCGGGGCAACCCTCCTGGACCTTTCGGGGTCCGGTTGCCGATCTGAGCGCATTTCTGGCAGACAAATACCGAAGGCAAGGAATTACCGATCAGGTGCTGTTTGGCGACTGTCGGCCAATCCACCGCCCGGCCATCGAATTGGCTGCTGATTATGACGTACGCACCCATGTCATTGAAGAAGGGTATTTTCGTCCTTACTGGGTGAGCATTGAACGAAACGGAGTGAACGGGTATTCCTCCTTGCCCAAGGATCCGGATTGGTATCGGGAGGTCGCCAAAACACTCCCGGAATACCGCCAGGGGCGCTCCTTTGCCTATTCATTCAACATTCGCGCCTTCCACGATGTGGCCTACCATTTGGCCGGTTTCTACAATCCGCTGTTCTTTCCCGGCTATCGGACCCATGCTCCGGTTACCGCTCCAATCGAATATCTTGGATATATAAAACGGTTGCCAACGCTTCGCTTTCATCGCAAACGCGATGACCAACTGCTACTGACCATCCTGCGCAAGGGTATCCCCTATTACCTGTTCCCCCTACAGCTCAGCAGTGATGCACAAATCCGCTATCACTCCCCCTTTGCCGATATGACAGAAGCGCTGGAGCATATCATGCGCTCCTTTGCCCTGCATGCTCCTGGAAACACCGCTCTGATCATCAAGAATCATCCCCTTGATGCCGGCCTTGCCCATTACCCCACCATCCTCACTCGGCTCACCAGGCAATTTGGCCTCGCAGGAAGAATCTATTATATGGAAACGGGAAATTTACCAGAACTGCTCAACCATGCGGCCGGGACCGTGACCGTGAACAGTACCGTGGGCATGTCCGCGCTTGCACGCCGCTGTCCGACGATTGCCCTGAGCAAACCGATTTATAACATTGCGGGGTTAACCTTTCAGGGATCTCTGGATGCCTTCTGGAGCAACCTGGAAAAACCAATCGGGACCTTGTTCCGCAGCTTTCGCAACACCGTCATCCATACCACCCAGGTCAACGGCGGTCTCTATTCAAGCGGGGGGATCGAGATGCTCGCCGCCAATACGGTGCCACGACTTGAGGCAACACGATCTCCGCTGGAGGAACTGTTATGA
- a CDS encoding YhcH/YjgK/YiaL family protein: MIHDKLENWKLYFSSPSWETVFAYLQSLSAETELVEKVQLQGEKIYARVMRYPTCTANESVLETHDEYVDIQMSLSGCEAIEWFDRSTLQVKTPYNSELDFTLYHLPATSCLHVNNFPGYFTVLFPEDAHMPMLRVFDEGGEVKKVVVKIHRSLV, from the coding sequence ATGATCCATGACAAGCTAGAAAACTGGAAACTATATTTTTCTTCCCCCTCTTGGGAGACTGTATTTGCATATCTGCAGAGTCTTTCAGCAGAGACCGAGCTTGTTGAGAAGGTTCAGCTCCAAGGGGAAAAGATATATGCCAGGGTAATGCGTTATCCAACCTGCACGGCCAATGAATCCGTCTTGGAGACGCATGATGAATATGTCGATATTCAGATGTCGTTGTCTGGTTGCGAGGCGATCGAATGGTTTGACCGATCAACCCTGCAAGTAAAAACACCTTATAATTCGGAGCTGGATTTCACCTTATATCATCTACCGGCTACATCATGTCTGCACGTGAACAATTTCCCCGGATATTTCACAGTGTTGTTTCCTGAAGATGCACACATGCCAATGTTGAGAGTTTTTGATGAGGGTGGGGAAGTCAAAAAAGTAGTCGTTAAGATTCATCGCAGCCTGGTGTGA
- a CDS encoding HAD-IA family hydrolase: MNNQDEIALYNIIKNAIKQIKVKVVSFDIFDTLLVRPTCSPTDLFYLVENRIKCNKNLPDIPFKDVRITAEKIARNELKLKFPFYEDITIDEIYEKISEIYDIDHDTCNQFKNLEIEVELKYLTSRSYIKSLYDLALNCGKKIIALSDVYLPATVIIKALKQNGYSHIDRYFISSETRLTKASGNLYTHVLNELNLQKYEIIHIGDNFLADFKKAKQSKIEAFHIPKRYEHMLKNRIDWSLWRDRIDVAEPSYRLLEGLIQNEIFDTLPQEGWNKDSLFNGSPYILGYYGVGPFLLALGLWLIRDACKKRYDILGFIARDGYLPNIVYEMLRPYYPNAPQSLYFRISRSVCYPFYAHNKASLMHSDKELYFERTLSSRKILENRLFCSIDGEFENFLIKQGIDLEAPCHNFYNLMKAAADYGLEAFKGLEQHRKFATEYYHKIFDRYDKIALFDCGYSGRTQRILADMLNQELDAYYIASFESIHSLDDTKLSYYNFLCEPFNRWIKNSNFITFLLEIFISENTTGSIIGFNNIENEIQPVLESSELLSDADKHVIDNIQHGALDFIRVALATFGSDIRFLQITPATATRVLSQFMTNPHPIDARIFDQMNFTNGITGEAGPIIGTTEKESKWKEGFHALHSKSKKFLPSTLPSWSKVEITGKKVYYNGREISARISSMRVIPRDDFIEAVSLMASGTVDFELKIRCRQIVRERSKWLAAATLLKHSGGVWSSQLCWTDKLYAQIRLWLRR, encoded by the coding sequence ATGAACAACCAAGATGAAATTGCATTATACAATATCATTAAGAATGCAATTAAACAAATTAAAGTAAAGGTCGTAAGTTTCGACATTTTTGACACATTACTTGTTCGACCCACATGTTCACCTACAGATTTATTTTATTTAGTCGAAAACCGTATAAAGTGTAATAAAAATCTTCCAGATATACCATTTAAAGATGTACGAATAACTGCAGAAAAAATTGCTCGCAATGAACTGAAATTAAAATTTCCTTTCTATGAAGACATAACTATCGATGAGATTTATGAAAAAATATCTGAAATTTACGACATTGATCATGATACATGCAATCAGTTTAAGAATTTAGAAATTGAAGTTGAACTAAAATACTTAACTTCACGTTCTTACATAAAAAGTTTATACGATTTAGCATTGAATTGTGGTAAAAAAATTATAGCACTTTCTGATGTATATCTACCAGCTACGGTAATCATCAAAGCATTAAAACAAAATGGTTACTCTCATATCGACAGATATTTTATTTCATCAGAAACTCGACTTACAAAAGCATCTGGAAATCTATACACTCATGTATTGAATGAATTAAATTTGCAAAAATATGAAATTATTCACATAGGTGATAACTTCTTAGCTGATTTCAAAAAAGCGAAACAAAGTAAAATAGAAGCATTTCATATCCCTAAACGTTACGAGCATATGCTCAAAAACCGAATTGATTGGTCATTATGGAGGGACAGAATTGATGTCGCCGAACCGTCTTATCGCCTTTTGGAAGGGTTAATACAAAACGAAATCTTTGATACATTGCCTCAAGAAGGCTGGAACAAGGACTCTCTTTTCAACGGGAGCCCGTATATTTTAGGATATTATGGAGTTGGCCCATTTTTACTCGCTCTTGGTTTATGGCTTATAAGGGATGCTTGCAAAAAAAGGTATGATATTTTAGGATTTATAGCTCGCGATGGGTATTTACCGAATATTGTCTACGAGATGCTTCGACCATATTACCCAAATGCACCACAATCACTTTACTTTAGAATTTCACGTTCTGTATGCTATCCATTCTATGCTCATAATAAAGCTTCTTTGATGCATAGTGATAAAGAATTATATTTTGAACGAACTCTCTCTTCAAGAAAAATATTAGAAAATCGGTTATTTTGCTCTATCGATGGTGAATTTGAAAATTTTTTGATCAAACAAGGTATTGATTTAGAAGCACCGTGCCATAATTTTTACAATTTAATGAAAGCTGCTGCTGACTATGGTCTGGAGGCATTCAAAGGATTAGAGCAGCATCGAAAATTTGCCACAGAATATTACCATAAAATATTTGATAGATACGATAAAATTGCTTTATTTGATTGTGGATACTCTGGGAGAACCCAAAGAATATTAGCTGATATGCTTAATCAAGAACTTGATGCGTACTACATCGCTTCTTTCGAAAGTATCCACTCTCTTGATGATACAAAATTGTCATATTACAATTTTCTTTGTGAACCATTCAATCGGTGGATTAAGAACTCAAATTTTATAACATTTCTACTGGAAATATTCATTTCTGAAAATACAACAGGCTCAATAATCGGTTTTAATAATATTGAAAATGAAATACAACCTGTCCTTGAATCATCTGAATTATTGAGTGATGCAGATAAGCATGTAATTGATAATATCCAACATGGGGCTCTTGATTTTATCCGGGTAGCTTTAGCTACATTTGGCAGTGACATAAGATTTTTACAAATCACACCAGCCACAGCTACCCGAGTATTATCGCAATTCATGACCAATCCTCATCCGATTGATGCGCGTATATTCGATCAAATGAATTTTACCAATGGCATCACAGGGGAAGCAGGGCCGATCATTGGCACGACCGAAAAGGAATCGAAATGGAAAGAGGGCTTTCACGCTCTCCACTCTAAGTCAAAAAAATTTCTTCCTTCAACACTTCCCAGTTGGTCCAAGGTCGAAATCACCGGCAAAAAGGTCTATTATAACGGGCGAGAAATTTCAGCTCGCATAAGTTCAATGCGAGTAATTCCTCGTGATGACTTCATTGAGGCTGTCTCTCTCATGGCATCAGGTACCGTTGATTTTGAACTGAAAATCCGGTGCCGCCAAATTGTTCGCGAGAGGTCAAAGTGGCTGGCTGCTGCAACTTTACTCAAACATTCAGGTGGAGTCTGGAGCTCACAGTTATGCTGGACTGATAAACTGTATGCCCAGATCCGCCTTTGGTTGAGACGCTAG
- a CDS encoding GSCFA domain-containing protein, whose product MSIKGYDRWAQGLHLNGGSHRELDACTRLLANQVIDIHHTPKYKIARDSKIFTIGSCFARSIESAFNVRGYNVSSHGLNLPENTYAGGPAETVLTKFNTLSMLNELQEVFNYVKLPDDGLIEIKEGQFWNPQLHRVFPLPKDVALEMKHTVQHKVEQIAYSDLIIITLGLTDYWYDNHLGIALNDTPKDLGHPKRSGRFEFKSMTYMETFNSLKKLVEIIFQVSQATPKIILTVSPVPLLRTFTEKDIIVANHLAKSKLRTVAQEICDTYDSIDYFPSYEIVSYTRRELAWKHDQRHVEGKVVTEIIKRFIDLYVEK is encoded by the coding sequence ATGTCAATAAAGGGATACGATAGATGGGCTCAAGGATTACATTTAAATGGTGGATCTCACCGCGAATTAGATGCTTGTACTAGATTACTAGCTAATCAAGTAATTGATATTCACCATACTCCTAAATATAAAATCGCTCGAGATTCTAAAATTTTCACTATAGGTTCCTGCTTTGCCAGAAGTATTGAAAGTGCATTTAACGTAAGGGGATACAACGTCTCGAGCCATGGACTGAATCTCCCTGAAAATACTTATGCTGGCGGTCCCGCAGAAACAGTACTTACTAAATTCAATACGCTATCCATGCTCAATGAGCTACAGGAAGTTTTTAATTATGTAAAACTACCAGACGATGGGCTTATTGAAATTAAAGAAGGGCAATTTTGGAATCCCCAATTGCATCGTGTTTTCCCATTACCAAAAGATGTCGCTCTTGAAATGAAGCATACTGTTCAACATAAAGTTGAGCAGATTGCCTATTCAGATTTAATAATCATTACTTTAGGACTCACCGATTACTGGTATGATAACCATCTAGGCATAGCTTTAAATGATACCCCAAAAGACCTAGGGCATCCTAAGCGATCTGGTCGATTTGAGTTTAAAAGCATGACTTACATGGAAACTTTCAATTCTTTGAAAAAACTCGTAGAAATTATTTTTCAGGTGTCTCAAGCTACTCCAAAAATTATACTTACAGTCTCTCCGGTACCACTTTTAAGGACTTTTACCGAGAAGGACATTATCGTCGCAAATCATCTTGCAAAATCAAAACTAAGAACAGTAGCTCAGGAAATTTGCGATACCTATGACTCCATAGATTATTTTCCTAGTTATGAAATAGTCTCCTACACCAGAAGAGAATTAGCCTGGAAACATGATCAACGACATGTAGAAGGTAAAGTCGTAACAGAAATAATTAAACGTTTTATCGATTTGTATGTTGAGAAATAA